Proteins from a genomic interval of Actinoalloteichus hymeniacidonis:
- a CDS encoding AAA family ATPase, protein MRLHRLAMTAFGPYRNTVQVDFDALGADGLFLLHGETGAGKTTLLDGVAYALFGQVPGARGQVRRLRCDQAPDTVATRVELEVTIQGHRLRIVRSPEFERRKKRGEGTTTVQAKVSLAWLGGVPDGYPDGLSRIDEVARTVSRLLGMTHQQFFQVVLLPQGEFARFLRADTDEREQLLEQLFGTQRFAETEKWFRERRTARFNDVQNARRGVEQLLARIAQAAGVEPPSVEQPTGRWVEELTRQAADQRQSAQEAVAATTDQRRRAEQTAVAGHRLATAIARRTELLARLARLDEQHETRLAWTAELAAARAAAPVAAENDERIRAEADLRHRRDRAEKTRHTAIAAVDESTASGDSALHRMLSSADLVAALGDADADIPADQSVVAADGGSEPDGTARRGLEKRVVVELREFAAARRESAGALTSLVDEAALQQPDRSRSVEMASTREKTEMALAESERRAEQLPVELAGVRTQLEESATAAAAVPGIRARRDELIELTASARELPGAEQRLAAAEAARASAVDAHQTARDLLLDLREQRLSGMAGELAGALVAGEPCAVCGSPEHPVPAEHAALVTDAQERAAVRAEQVASAEREASTAARQECLHARDALVTQLAGRSESTLSSALAETETELDAAEKLAAVHQRRTDQLAVLEAESAESQRRRAALQSELASIRSEEAHLNRVIAERSDRLTTAAGGYPDVAARRGALLRAAELVDELADRLSAVVEAIDRLAARRHRVAVVVTEAGFDDLADALESARDEASIGKLDEALRQADRDEAALRAELADPEVVAAENSTPPDLAALDSTADEARRAAEEAVARLRAAEAADSELADLLGRWTVAERELAPIEADYATLDALTDVVNGRGQNNRKMSLRSYVLAARLEEVAVAATRRLQRMSQGRYSFVHSDAAGSRGKRGGLWLDVIDDYSGRARSAKTLSGGESFLASLALALGLADVVAAETGGALLDTLFVDEGFGSLDADTLDLVMDTLDELRAGGRVVGLVSHVEELRQRIPTRLRVRRSRTGSTLEMEMA, encoded by the coding sequence GTGAGGCTTCATCGGTTGGCGATGACGGCGTTCGGACCGTACCGGAACACGGTGCAGGTCGACTTCGATGCGCTCGGCGCCGATGGGCTCTTCCTGCTCCACGGCGAGACGGGCGCGGGTAAGACGACGCTGCTCGACGGGGTCGCCTATGCGTTGTTCGGACAGGTTCCCGGCGCCAGGGGACAGGTGCGCAGACTGCGCTGTGATCAGGCGCCCGACACCGTGGCGACCAGGGTCGAACTTGAGGTGACGATCCAGGGGCACCGGCTGCGCATCGTCCGTAGTCCCGAGTTCGAGCGGCGCAAGAAGCGGGGCGAGGGCACCACCACCGTGCAGGCGAAGGTCTCCTTGGCTTGGCTCGGCGGTGTTCCGGACGGCTATCCGGATGGATTGAGCCGGATCGACGAGGTCGCCAGGACGGTCAGCAGGCTTCTCGGTATGACCCACCAACAGTTCTTCCAGGTGGTGTTGCTGCCACAGGGCGAGTTCGCCAGGTTCCTGCGCGCCGATACCGATGAGCGGGAACAACTGCTGGAACAACTCTTCGGCACCCAGCGGTTCGCCGAGACCGAGAAGTGGTTTCGCGAACGCCGGACCGCCCGGTTCAACGACGTCCAGAACGCCCGTCGCGGGGTGGAGCAACTGCTGGCCCGGATCGCCCAGGCGGCAGGCGTCGAACCACCCTCGGTCGAGCAGCCGACGGGCCGGTGGGTGGAGGAGCTGACACGGCAGGCGGCCGATCAACGACAGTCGGCCCAGGAGGCCGTGGCTGCCACCACCGATCAGCGACGGCGGGCCGAGCAAACCGCCGTAGCCGGGCATCGGCTCGCAACGGCAATCGCCAGGCGGACCGAGCTACTGGCCCGCCTTGCGCGACTCGACGAACAGCACGAGACGCGTCTCGCGTGGACGGCCGAACTCGCCGCGGCTCGCGCCGCGGCCCCGGTGGCCGCCGAGAACGACGAACGCATCCGGGCCGAGGCAGACCTTCGACACCGCCGTGACCGTGCGGAGAAGACCCGGCACACCGCCATCGCCGCCGTCGACGAATCAACAGCGAGCGGCGATTCGGCACTCCATCGGATGCTCTCGAGTGCCGACCTCGTCGCTGCACTCGGCGACGCCGATGCCGACATACCCGCCGATCAATCGGTGGTCGCCGCAGACGGCGGTAGCGAGCCCGACGGCACCGCCCGCCGGGGCCTCGAAAAGCGGGTGGTCGTCGAACTACGCGAATTCGCCGCTGCACGAAGAGAGTCCGCGGGCGCCCTGACGAGCCTGGTCGACGAGGCGGCGCTGCAACAACCCGACCGTTCGCGATCGGTCGAGATGGCCTCGACCCGCGAGAAGACCGAGATGGCCTTGGCCGAGTCGGAACGCCGAGCGGAGCAGTTGCCCGTCGAACTCGCCGGGGTGCGGACCCAACTGGAGGAGTCGGCGACGGCTGCGGCGGCTGTGCCGGGAATCCGCGCTCGACGAGACGAGCTGATCGAGTTGACCGCTTCGGCACGGGAGCTGCCGGGCGCCGAACAGCGGTTGGCGGCAGCCGAAGCAGCCAGAGCCTCGGCAGTCGACGCCCATCAGACCGCCCGTGACCTCCTGCTCGACCTCCGAGAACAACGGCTGAGCGGGATGGCGGGCGAACTGGCGGGTGCGCTGGTCGCGGGTGAGCCCTGCGCGGTCTGCGGATCGCCGGAGCACCCCGTCCCGGCTGAACACGCCGCCTTGGTGACCGACGCTCAAGAACGAGCGGCGGTCCGCGCCGAACAGGTCGCATCCGCTGAACGGGAGGCCTCGACCGCGGCCCGCCAAGAGTGTCTGCATGCCAGGGATGCTTTGGTGACGCAGTTGGCCGGGCGTTCCGAATCCACGTTGAGCTCGGCACTCGCCGAAACGGAGACGGAACTCGACGCGGCCGAGAAACTGGCCGCAGTCCACCAGCGGCGGACCGATCAGCTGGCTGTTCTCGAGGCCGAGTCGGCCGAGTCGCAGCGGCGCCGAGCGGCGCTGCAGAGCGAGCTGGCCTCGATACGCAGCGAAGAGGCGCATCTGAACCGGGTCATCGCCGAGCGTTCCGATCGGTTGACCACGGCGGCGGGCGGCTATCCGGATGTCGCGGCCCGGCGCGGCGCCCTGCTACGCGCCGCCGAACTGGTCGACGAACTGGCCGACCGCTTGAGTGCCGTGGTCGAGGCGATCGATCGGTTGGCCGCTCGCAGACACCGGGTGGCCGTCGTCGTTACCGAAGCCGGGTTCGACGACCTAGCCGATGCTTTGGAATCGGCCCGCGACGAGGCTTCCATCGGCAAGCTCGATGAGGCGCTTCGCCAGGCCGATCGAGACGAGGCCGCACTGCGGGCCGAGCTGGCGGACCCGGAGGTGGTTGCTGCCGAGAACAGCACCCCGCCCGACCTGGCGGCGTTGGATTCGACCGCCGACGAGGCCCGCCGAGCTGCGGAGGAGGCGGTGGCCCGGCTGCGCGCAGCCGAGGCTGCCGATTCGGAATTGGCCGACCTGCTGGGCCGCTGGACCGTGGCCGAACGTGAACTGGCGCCGATCGAGGCCGACTACGCGACCCTGGACGCGTTGACCGATGTGGTCAACGGACGCGGGCAGAACAACCGCAAGATGTCGCTGCGCTCGTATGTGCTGGCGGCCCGCCTCGAAGAGGTCGCGGTCGCCGCGACCCGTCGACTACAGCGGATGAGCCAAGGCCGCTATTCCTTCGTGCACTCGGATGCGGCAGGTAGTCGGGGTAAGCGGGGCGGCCTGTGGCTGGACGTGATCGACGACTACTCCGGCCGGGCTCGGTCCGCCAAGACGCTGTCCGGCGGTGAGTCCTTCCTCGCGTCGTTGGCGCTGGCCCTGGGACTGGCCGACGTGGTCGCGGCAGAGACGGGCGGCGCGTTGCTCGACACCCTGTTCGTCGACGAGGGGTTCGGCAGCCTCGACGCCGACACCCTGGACCTGGTGATGGATACCCTCGACGAACTTCGTGCGGGCGGACGCGTCGTGGGTCTCGTCTCGCACGTGGAGGAACTGCGGCAACGCATCCCGACACGGTTGCGGGTGCGCCGCTCTCGAACTGGGTCCACCCTGGAGATGGAGATGGCTTAA
- a CDS encoding exodeoxyribonuclease VII small subunit, protein MSASVEPDAEQSALGYEQARDELAEVVRRLEAGGLSLEDSLALWERGEALATVCERRLAGARQRVEQALAAVQPPAEEQ, encoded by the coding sequence ATGTCGGCCTCGGTGGAACCGGATGCCGAACAGTCCGCGCTGGGCTACGAACAGGCCAGGGACGAGCTGGCAGAGGTGGTCCGCAGGTTGGAGGCGGGCGGGCTGTCGTTGGAGGACTCGCTCGCACTCTGGGAGCGCGGGGAGGCCCTGGCGACGGTCTGCGAACGCAGGCTGGCGGGCGCCCGGCAACGCGTGGAGCAGGCGCTGGCAGCCGTGCAACCGCCTGCCGAAGAGCAGTGA
- a CDS encoding 4-hydroxy-3-methylbut-2-enyl diphosphate reductase: MTASTPEASSSQPLGQPEQEQAETTARKRVLLAKPRGYCAGVDRAVITVEKALDTYGAPVYVRKEIVHNKHVVETLQDRGVIFVDETDEVPEGALVVFSAHGVSPAVHEEAERRNLRTIDATCPLVTKVHQEARRFARDDYDILLIGHEGHEEVEGTAGEAPDHVQLVDRPEDVAKVEVRDPSKVIWLSQTTLSVDETMERVDQLKERFPELRDPPSDDICYATQNRQVAVKAMAAECELVLVVGSQNSSNSKRLVEVAVQAGSDAAYLIDYAREIDEKWLEGVTTVGVTSGASVPDILVLGVIDYLAERGYGEVEEVTTANEKITFALPRELRQAMSDVR, encoded by the coding sequence ATGACCGCCTCGACCCCAGAAGCCTCTTCCTCGCAGCCGCTCGGCCAGCCGGAGCAGGAGCAGGCCGAGACGACCGCCCGGAAACGCGTGCTGTTGGCCAAGCCGCGCGGCTACTGCGCGGGGGTGGACCGCGCGGTGATCACGGTCGAGAAGGCCCTGGACACCTACGGCGCACCGGTATACGTCCGCAAGGAGATCGTGCACAACAAGCACGTCGTCGAGACCTTGCAGGACCGAGGCGTGATCTTCGTCGACGAGACCGACGAGGTGCCCGAGGGTGCGCTGGTCGTCTTCTCCGCCCATGGCGTGTCGCCTGCCGTGCACGAGGAGGCCGAGCGTCGGAACCTGCGCACCATCGATGCCACCTGCCCGTTGGTCACCAAGGTCCACCAGGAAGCCCGCCGCTTCGCCCGCGACGACTACGACATCCTGCTGATCGGGCACGAAGGTCACGAGGAAGTAGAGGGCACCGCAGGCGAGGCCCCGGACCACGTACAGCTGGTCGACCGTCCGGAGGACGTCGCCAAGGTCGAGGTGCGGGACCCGTCGAAGGTGATCTGGCTATCGCAGACGACCCTGAGCGTCGACGAGACCATGGAGCGCGTCGACCAGCTCAAGGAGCGCTTCCCCGAGCTGCGTGACCCACCGTCCGACGACATCTGCTACGCCACCCAGAACCGCCAGGTCGCCGTCAAGGCGATGGCTGCGGAATGCGAGCTCGTGCTGGTAGTCGGTTCCCAGAACTCGTCGAACTCGAAGCGGCTGGTCGAGGTGGCCGTGCAGGCGGGGTCCGACGCCGCCTATCTCATCGACTACGCCCGCGAGATCGATGAGAAGTGGCTCGAAGGCGTCACCACGGTCGGGGTGACCAGTGGGGCCTCGGTACCGGACATCCTGGTGCTCGGCGTCATCGACTACCTGGCAGAACGCGGGTACGGCGAGGTCGAAGAGGTCACCACCGCCAACGAGAAGATCACCTTCGCACTGCCGCGCGAGCTGCGGCAGGCGATGTCGGACGTGCGCTGA
- a CDS encoding RNA polymerase sigma factor, with protein sequence MTAEQSETEFARISHDQQAFERFYRAHVEAVQRFVARRVDDPHLAADLTAEVFLAVIDSAHTYRPGRGSATGWLFGVARNVVSSERRRRARGLVAASRIAGRALADEDDIAALVDRIDAAASSRTLMVAMERLADGERAVLELTALDGLSVADAALALGITSVAARVRLHRARKRMRHHLDAGTNNHAAPNKHAGTAPTGVRRPTAKSKSANATRIVEART encoded by the coding sequence ATGACAGCAGAGCAATCCGAGACAGAATTCGCACGGATATCGCACGATCAACAGGCATTCGAACGGTTCTACCGGGCCCACGTGGAGGCGGTGCAGCGCTTCGTCGCCCGTCGGGTCGACGATCCACACCTCGCAGCCGACCTGACCGCCGAGGTCTTCCTGGCCGTGATCGATTCCGCCCACACCTACCGACCGGGACGCGGTAGCGCCACCGGCTGGCTGTTCGGTGTGGCACGCAACGTCGTGTCCTCGGAGCGCAGGCGCCGCGCCCGAGGCCTCGTCGCCGCGAGCCGGATCGCAGGCCGGGCCCTCGCCGACGAGGACGACATCGCCGCATTGGTGGACCGCATCGACGCCGCAGCCTCCTCCCGCACGCTCATGGTGGCGATGGAGCGCTTAGCCGACGGAGAACGTGCCGTACTCGAACTGACGGCGCTGGATGGGTTATCGGTGGCCGACGCGGCGCTGGCACTCGGTATCACCTCGGTCGCCGCCAGGGTGCGGCTGCACCGAGCCAGGAAGCGGATGCGACACCACTTGGACGCCGGCACGAACAACCACGCGGCGCCGAACAAGCACGCGGGCACGGCACCCACCGGAGTGCGCAGGCCGACCGCGAAGAGCAAGTCCGCTAACGCGACCAGGATTGTGGAGGCACGGACATGA
- the xseA gene encoding exodeoxyribonuclease VII large subunit, which produces MTSQSRQPSQSNQSAAEGSAAPPTSPAQPWPVRTVARKISEWVNRLGSVWVEGQITQISARPGTGTAFLTLRDPAAEVSLTLTCPAGLVRSASPPLTDGARVVVHGQPTFYLGRGTLSLRVDEIRAVGIGELLARIERLRRLLAAEGMFDPARKRKLPFLPSKVGLITGRASAAEHDVITNATARWQSVRFEVRNVAVQGTTAVPQIVTALRELDADPDVQVIVIARGGGSVEDLLPFSDETLCRAVAACGTPIVSAIGHEPDTPLLDHVADLRCSTPTGAGKRVVPDMAEEVSRISLLRDRGRRALHGWVDRETRLLTSLRSRPVLASPLVPLAHRAQEVATLRERSLRAVLTGLLTAESGLDATRSRLTTLGPAATLARGYAVVQRVDADGAAGVLTSIADATPETVLRVRVVDGAVQAIVTHPTDSGDRR; this is translated from the coding sequence GTGACCTCTCAATCCAGACAACCCTCGCAGTCGAACCAGTCCGCAGCCGAGGGTTCCGCCGCGCCGCCGACCTCACCGGCACAGCCGTGGCCGGTTCGGACGGTGGCGCGCAAGATCTCCGAGTGGGTCAACCGCCTCGGGTCGGTGTGGGTGGAAGGCCAGATCACGCAGATCTCGGCCCGTCCCGGTACCGGCACGGCGTTTCTGACCTTGCGTGATCCGGCGGCCGAGGTGTCGCTGACCCTGACCTGTCCGGCGGGTCTGGTGCGGTCGGCCAGCCCGCCGCTCACCGATGGGGCCCGTGTCGTGGTGCACGGACAGCCGACGTTCTATCTCGGTCGGGGCACGTTGAGCCTGCGGGTGGACGAGATCCGGGCCGTCGGGATCGGCGAGTTGTTGGCGAGGATCGAACGTCTGCGCCGGTTGCTCGCGGCCGAGGGCATGTTCGATCCGGCGCGTAAGCGCAAGCTGCCGTTCCTGCCGAGCAAGGTGGGGCTGATCACCGGTCGGGCCTCCGCCGCCGAGCACGATGTCATCACCAACGCGACGGCTCGATGGCAGTCGGTCCGATTCGAGGTCCGCAACGTCGCGGTACAGGGCACGACGGCGGTCCCGCAGATCGTCACGGCCCTGCGCGAGTTGGATGCCGATCCCGATGTCCAGGTGATCGTGATCGCCAGGGGCGGTGGCAGTGTCGAGGATCTGCTGCCGTTCTCCGACGAGACCCTGTGTCGAGCGGTGGCGGCCTGCGGGACGCCGATCGTCAGTGCCATCGGCCACGAACCGGACACCCCGTTGTTGGACCACGTCGCGGATCTTCGCTGTTCAACGCCTACCGGCGCGGGCAAGCGGGTCGTGCCCGACATGGCGGAGGAGGTCTCCAGAATCAGTCTGCTGCGGGACCGGGGGCGGCGTGCCCTGCATGGTTGGGTGGACCGTGAAACCCGGTTGTTGACGTCCTTGCGCAGCCGTCCGGTCCTGGCGTCTCCGCTTGTTCCACTGGCACATCGGGCGCAGGAAGTGGCAACATTGCGCGAGCGCAGCCTTCGTGCGGTGCTGACGGGGTTGTTGACCGCGGAGTCTGGTCTCGATGCGACCCGATCCCGATTGACCACTCTCGGACCGGCAGCCACGTTGGCTCGCGGTTACGCGGTCGTACAACGTGTTGACGCGGATGGAGCTGCCGGGGTGCTCACATCCATCGCCGATGCCACACCGGAGACGGTGTTGCGGGTTCGCGTAGTCGACGGCGCGGTGCAGGCCATCGTGACACACCCGACTGACAGCGGTGACCGGAGGTAG
- a CDS encoding DUF6542 domain-containing protein, which translates to MSASRDREQPPSTLDEQAATPWAERSAFRDSRGITWWAASLLAIGATLVGTFVDVLFLGGPRLVSQVIYAIGCLLAILLVQRQSLFGPIVQPPLILGVSLPLVLWLTGEAAGAGMATAALSLAMPLLNAFPVMGITTVLTVGIGLARYFLQRQPLAVEEDTADKVKVSASDRPAKGGRPTTDRRGRSERTGGGLDSGRPSAAKAEGRGSRPAGQGKTPGRSSAAAGQARSSAERTGGQRRPGRPSPRSGDEDGAPRGSARRTSAAGGPAKQGGRPGRPDQRSGRPVRNARDAGDGGPAGGRPRPDPRRRPPRSRDDFDD; encoded by the coding sequence GTGAGCGCTTCCCGCGACCGTGAACAGCCGCCGTCGACCCTTGACGAGCAAGCAGCGACCCCCTGGGCCGAACGATCCGCATTCCGTGATTCCCGAGGCATTACCTGGTGGGCCGCGTCGCTGCTCGCGATCGGGGCCACTTTGGTCGGGACCTTCGTGGATGTGCTGTTCCTGGGCGGCCCTCGGCTCGTCTCCCAGGTGATTTACGCCATCGGCTGTCTGCTGGCGATCCTCCTGGTTCAGCGACAGAGTCTGTTCGGACCGATCGTCCAGCCGCCGTTGATCCTGGGTGTGTCGCTTCCGCTGGTCCTGTGGCTCACCGGCGAAGCTGCGGGTGCCGGGATGGCCACGGCGGCGCTCAGCCTCGCAATGCCCCTGCTCAATGCATTTCCCGTGATGGGCATCACTACGGTACTCACGGTCGGTATCGGGCTCGCCCGTTACTTTCTGCAACGCCAACCATTGGCCGTTGAGGAGGACACGGCAGACAAAGTCAAGGTCAGTGCGAGCGACCGTCCGGCCAAGGGCGGCAGGCCCACAACGGACCGGCGTGGCCGATCCGAGCGCACGGGCGGTGGGCTCGATTCCGGTCGGCCGAGCGCGGCCAAGGCCGAGGGCCGTGGAAGCCGACCCGCAGGGCAGGGCAAGACGCCGGGCCGAAGTTCTGCAGCGGCGGGCCAGGCACGGTCGTCGGCAGAGCGAACGGGCGGGCAGCGTCGTCCCGGTAGGCCTAGCCCTCGATCGGGCGACGAGGACGGTGCGCCGCGTGGGTCGGCACGTCGCACCAGTGCCGCAGGTGGGCCGGCTAAGCAGGGGGGTCGACCGGGTCGACCAGACCAGCGATCGGGTCGCCCCGTTCGGAACGCTCGTGACGCGGGTGACGGGGGGCCGGCTGGTGGCAGGCCTCGGCCGGATCCCCGGCGTAGGCCACCGCGCAGTCGGGATGATTTCGACGACTGA
- a CDS encoding exonuclease SbcCD subunit D, with product MRILHTSDWHLGRTFHGRDLLGEQRDVLAGLADLVASEKVDTVVIAGDLYDRAVPSGEAVGVCHHILAALRAAGASIVLTSGNHDSAARLGAYSEFAAAGGLHLRTRISELDSPVLLADEHGPVAFYGIPYLDPDPARASLGISGPDSVGHTGVLTEAMRRIKADLATRGPGVRSVVLAHAFVTGGEGSESERRIAVGGVEQVPARVFDDIDYVALGHLHGPQTLRPALRYSGSPLAYSFSERNHRKSVWLVDLTAEGLGEVRRHDLPVPRPLAVLTGTLDELLADPGHADSVEHYLSITLTDRVRPLEPMRRLQERFPHAVHLDWRPEGGLDDARLHYSAAIRGKDDRELAASFVADCRGALPDETETRLLDEALHSVCGEQVRS from the coding sequence ATGCGCATCCTCCACACCTCCGACTGGCATCTCGGCCGTACCTTTCACGGCCGCGATCTGCTCGGCGAGCAGCGGGATGTGTTGGCGGGCCTGGCCGATCTGGTGGCTTCGGAGAAAGTGGACACGGTCGTCATCGCAGGTGATCTCTACGATCGGGCGGTGCCATCCGGGGAGGCGGTGGGCGTCTGCCATCACATCCTGGCGGCTCTTCGCGCCGCGGGTGCCTCGATCGTGCTCACCTCGGGAAACCACGACTCGGCGGCCAGGCTCGGCGCATATTCGGAATTCGCCGCCGCAGGCGGGCTACACCTGCGGACACGAATCTCGGAGTTGGATAGTCCGGTTCTGCTCGCCGATGAGCACGGCCCGGTCGCGTTCTACGGAATTCCCTATCTGGACCCGGATCCGGCCCGCGCCAGCCTGGGAATCAGCGGCCCCGATTCGGTAGGCCACACCGGTGTGCTCACCGAGGCGATGCGGCGGATCAAGGCGGATCTCGCCACCCGAGGGCCGGGGGTGCGGTCGGTGGTGTTGGCGCACGCTTTCGTCACCGGCGGCGAGGGCAGCGAATCGGAACGACGCATCGCGGTCGGCGGTGTCGAGCAGGTCCCGGCCCGAGTCTTCGACGACATCGATTACGTGGCCCTCGGCCACCTCCATGGTCCGCAGACGCTGCGGCCCGCGTTGCGGTACTCCGGTAGTCCACTCGCCTACTCGTTCTCGGAGCGAAACCACCGAAAATCGGTCTGGCTGGTCGACCTCACCGCAGAGGGCCTCGGCGAGGTGCGGCGACATGATCTTCCGGTGCCACGGCCGCTCGCGGTCCTCACCGGCACGCTGGACGAGCTGCTCGCCGACCCGGGACACGCCGACAGTGTCGAGCATTACCTGTCGATCACGTTGACCGACCGGGTTCGTCCATTGGAGCCGATGCGACGCCTGCAAGAGCGGTTCCCCCACGCCGTGCATCTCGATTGGCGGCCGGAAGGCGGCCTCGACGATGCCCGGCTGCACTATTCGGCGGCGATTCGAGGCAAGGACGATCGGGAGTTGGCCGCGTCGTTCGTCGCGGATTGCCGAGGGGCGCTGCCCGATGAGACCGAGACCCGGTTGTTGGACGAGGCCTTGCATTCCGTCTGCGGGGAGCAGGTGCGCTCGTGA
- a CDS encoding lipid droplet-associated protein, whose amino-acid sequence MTNLPLPVRLAAGLAVAAVEQARRLPEQLAGLPVTVVSQALSLSMRVQQQVTELAIKGDEALSGLRAPEENPEWATFDEDLAPEGTAAGDARPNRSDGQDRSEPTRASDADDTETDDLDDFDDALAVDALGNGSFGVPVTGDTAGPGPAKSERTGTATRTRTPASTAKRAHPDYEDLEDPIDDADPGRSLVEPRRAEAVLISEEPVTGYDGFSLAQLRGRLRGFSPEQLRALLAYEKSGTARPDYVRMLSNRLATVSAE is encoded by the coding sequence ATGACAAACTTGCCACTACCCGTTCGGCTGGCCGCGGGTCTGGCGGTAGCCGCCGTCGAACAGGCCCGAAGATTGCCAGAGCAACTCGCCGGATTGCCGGTCACGGTGGTCAGTCAGGCGTTGTCGCTGTCGATGCGCGTTCAGCAGCAGGTGACCGAGCTCGCCATCAAGGGCGACGAGGCGCTGTCCGGTCTGCGTGCGCCGGAGGAGAACCCGGAGTGGGCCACCTTCGACGAGGATCTCGCTCCCGAGGGCACCGCAGCCGGCGATGCCCGTCCGAACCGATCGGACGGGCAGGACAGGTCGGAGCCAACCCGGGCCTCCGACGCGGACGACACCGAAACCGACGATCTCGACGACTTCGATGATGCGTTGGCTGTCGACGCATTGGGCAACGGCTCCTTCGGTGTTCCCGTCACCGGCGACACAGCCGGCCCGGGCCCGGCGAAGTCCGAGCGGACCGGCACGGCGACGAGAACTCGTACGCCCGCCTCGACCGCGAAGCGGGCCCACCCCGACTACGAGGACCTCGAGGACCCGATCGACGATGCCGATCCCGGGCGGTCCCTGGTGGAGCCGCGACGCGCGGAGGCCGTGTTGATCTCGGAGGAGCCCGTCACCGGCTACGATGGGTTCAGCCTTGCTCAGCTGCGGGGCAGGCTCCGGGGCTTCTCGCCGGAGCAGCTGCGCGCGCTGCTCGCCTACGAGAAGAGCGGCACCGCGCGGCCCGACTATGTACGTATGCTTTCGAATCGGCTGGCGACGGTGAGCGCCGAGTGA
- a CDS encoding DNA recombination protein RmuC: MSAVVISTAAIVLALAMACALAMVWRLYTDSMRRTDATMQLVEQERARSATHQAALRRYEVAFASISGRGELGEQVLVETARALGLREGLHFTVQTDLAGGGAARPDLVLMVGDGRRVPVDAKTSLAVWLEAVETDDAAERADALRVHARNIRSRATELAGKEYQRWADAIYGAIMFVPSDAAVVAALDTDPHLLRWLLDRRVFLCGPTGFGVLASAALFAATEHALAEDVEQVRRQAATAHRSAGAAIDAVNLSSTHLQRFLSARRRELDALESFRTATEPLREAAASPTEVAAVRRDETVAALLPADRQTTTELSAEQPTAEGERVMNRD; this comes from the coding sequence ATGTCCGCAGTAGTCATCAGCACGGCGGCGATCGTGCTCGCATTGGCGATGGCCTGCGCTCTGGCGATGGTTTGGCGGCTGTACACCGACAGCATGCGTCGAACGGACGCGACCATGCAGCTCGTCGAGCAGGAGCGAGCCAGATCCGCCACGCATCAGGCAGCACTCCGCCGTTACGAGGTCGCTTTCGCCTCGATCAGCGGGCGCGGCGAGCTGGGCGAACAGGTGCTCGTCGAAACGGCCCGAGCCTTAGGGCTTCGCGAAGGGCTCCATTTCACGGTCCAGACCGATCTCGCAGGTGGCGGAGCGGCCCGACCGGACCTCGTCCTCATGGTCGGGGACGGACGCCGGGTGCCGGTCGATGCCAAGACGAGCCTGGCTGTTTGGTTGGAGGCCGTCGAGACCGACGATGCAGCCGAGCGGGCCGACGCGCTGCGCGTGCATGCCCGCAACATCCGGTCGCGAGCGACCGAACTCGCCGGGAAGGAATATCAGCGGTGGGCCGACGCCATCTACGGCGCCATCATGTTCGTCCCGTCTGATGCAGCCGTCGTCGCCGCGCTGGATACCGACCCACACCTGCTGCGCTGGCTGCTCGATCGACGGGTCTTCCTTTGTGGACCGACCGGCTTCGGCGTACTTGCCTCGGCTGCGTTGTTCGCCGCCACCGAGCACGCCCTCGCCGAGGACGTCGAACAGGTCCGGCGCCAGGCCGCCACCGCTCATCGATCGGCTGGCGCTGCGATCGACGCGGTGAACCTGTCAAGCACGCATCTGCAGCGCTTCCTGTCGGCGAGAAGACGCGAACTCGACGCCTTGGAGAGCTTCCGAACCGCCACCGAGCCGCTGAGAGAGGCGGCCGCGAGCCCGACCGAGGTCGCGGCGGTCCGTCGCGACGAGACAGTCGCAGCGCTATTGCCCGCCGATCGACAAACGACGACAGAACTGTCGGCCGAGCAGCCGACTGCGGAAGGAGAACGGGTCATGAACCGGGATTGA